Genomic window (Ctenopharyngodon idella isolate HZGC_01 chromosome 20, HZGC01, whole genome shotgun sequence):
ttaagatatttttgataaaatccgatggctcagtgaggcctgcattgccagcaagagaactaacactttcaatgcctagaaagctactaaagacatatttaaaacagttcatgtgactacagtggttcaaccttaatgttatgaagcgacgagaatactttttgtgcgccaaaaaactaaataacgactttattcaacaatatctagtgatggccgatttcaaaacactgcttcatgaagcttcgaagctttacaaattttttgtttcaaattagtgGTTCAGagcttgtatcaaactgccaaagtcacgtgatttcagtaaacgaggcttcattacgtcataagtgttttgagatttcagtggttcaccactggggggcgtgactttggcagtttgatacacgctccgaaccactgattcgaaacaaaagattcgtaaagctttgaagcttcatgaagcagtgttttgaactcacccatcactagatattgttgaataaagtcgttattttgttttgttttttggcgcgcaaaaagtattctcgtcgcttcataacattaaggttgaaccactgtaatcacatgaactgttttaaatatgtctttagtagctttctaggcatctgaaagtgttaatgatcttgctggcaataggggcctcactgagccatcggattttatgaaaaatatcttaatttgtgttccgaagatgaacgaaggtcttacgggtgtggaacgacatgagggtgagtaattaatcacataattttcatttttgggtgaactaaccctttaaggtcctTCATAGAGCGCTTCACGCTACAGCCCTACTCTACTGCCTCAGCTAACCTCACGCGAATGAAGCGCCATCTACAGGTAGCCTATTTCCCTATATAGCCACAGCTCAGTTGAGAGCTTATTAATTACGAAAACGATTGTATTTTttgctaattattattttatttcagttagtttttcAGTAACTGTTGTCAGTTTGTTTAGTTTTTCAttaatatgacatttttattttatttcagtttatgaaaatgtttttgaccAATAGTTTTTTAGTCCAGTTTCCATTTACGAAAATAACCTTGCGCCGTATAAGTGTAATCCTGTGTGATGTACTGCTGAGAAAATGGCACTGTGTAACAGGACTCAGCAGGCAGCAATTAGCCGTAAAGGGTTTTCATTAATAAGTGACTGGGAACAATTGATGTGACATATTTAGCTCTGTATGGCCTGGGGAATAAATCCTGAAAAGAGAGAATGGCACATAGCCTAGAGACACATGATGATACTACTAGAGGAGAAAAGTGCAAGCCATGAGTGACAAATTAGCCCACTTTTATCCACTCCACTTTCCCGTCCCACGTACTCCCCCTCCCCCCAACAGACTCTATTGCTTTATCACACACCCTGTCACCCCCACCCCTCCCTCCCCGCCTCACTATCTCGCAGTCGCCACTGTGCCCTTACCAAGCTGTTCTTAGATAAGCTCAACTGAAAGGAGATGCTCGCATGTGACGCCACTTTTGCCTTGGGCACTTCAGTCTCCTTTTAATGGCCAGAGATTGTGGACGTTAAGGCGACATAAGAAACCCATCACAACCAGTGATATTTAAGAAAAGACAGCATAAATCtaaatcattttatattatgatgGATATATTCCACTAGCGACTCCTAATCCTAATCAACTTTAAGTCTGAAATTTCAGTTTCCTTTACCTAATGCGCGCAGCTGTGGCACATGAACCAATGTTAGACAACTGTTAGAATTGTCACCTTAATGATGATTTCGGCTACTCGAGCATAGCGATGTCTAAGCCAGACCCCGAGCCCGATGGGAATGAGGGTGCTGCAGAGGGTGAGAATGATCGCGCCGAAGGGCAGAAGGTTCACCACGGGTGTGTTGATCCATGCGCGACTGTACATCCACAAACACAGCGGCATGAGCACGAGCGCCAGGACAGTGGACGAGATGGTCATGACAATGCTGGAAAACAAAACCCATCAATAGCAATGTATTACCAAACAGACAGCTAAACAGACTTGACgcgttatttttttcttttttgacattcttacaatatatttttttattttctgtgacaGATATATATTCTGTGACGGATGTtcacatttttcacatatttcacACATCTTCACATTGTATTTTATAGGTGTAatatcatttttctttctttcatcagCCAAACAGTATTTTATATCTTCttatacaaaacaaacaaacatctttATAGTTGATCACGAGACGGATGTTATGGATATCATCTACCTGAGGTTCATCTCGCCGTTGACCAGCAATGACATGATGTTGGAGAGGTTTCCTCCAGGGCAGCAGCCGCAAAGCAGCACAGCCATAGCAGCCACATCATCGAGGGAGAAGGCCAGGGCCAAGAGGAAGGCGATGAGGGGCATGATGACAAACTGGCACACCACCGCCAGCAGGACTCCTATGGGCTTTCGGATGTGCTCGCCCAGCTGACTGAGGTCCACTGTGCAGCCCAGCCCCAGCATGGTGAAGCACAGGACAAAGCCAACAAACACGTTAATCCCGTGACTCAATGGTGAATCCCAGAAAGCCACAATCAGGTGAGTGGGTTCTTCAGAGGGCGAGAATTGACCCGCCAGGAGCCCCGCTGGAGCCACATCAGTCCTGAAGCTGCTGACCACGAGAGACAGCGGCTCTTCTGTGGCGCGCAACCCTGCCATGGAAGGCTTCTCCGAGAAGCTGGCTGGATCTTCCGTGAAGTTCAGAAGTCGCGTAAGCGCGGCGGTGGACGCGTCGGTGTTTGGCACGATGCTGGAGGTCTCCATCGCGTCTCCAGGGCACTGGAGCTCTCCAAAGGAAACTTCGGTCTCCGCTGGTGTCTCCTCCCTGACCTGATGAGAAAGGCGCGCGGTCTCCTAGCGGCGCAGGATCATTGTACGTCTGTCAGCAGTGACTGAGGGACACTGGGCTGTCCAGCGCTGAGCGCGCGGTGCCACCGGGAGGGGTTTGGCGTGGAACGCGCGTCACCAAGAGCCATTACAGGCGCCATCCACAAAAATGAACTCAGAAACTGATCacgaagactggagaaatgcgTTGGAATTGGATTGTCCGCGTGAGAGAAATCGCGTTTCGGTATTTAGTTAACTAACATGTCCACCTTTGTTCATTTCTGTGTTTTAAGCACTCAGTTGCTAGAATAATTTGATGCATATCTTTATTGCCATTAGGTTACAATGATCTACTAGAGAATAGGCCTACTGacagaaatgaaaatatttagtctaggtgaaaaaaacaacaacttaaaTATACAAGAATAACGATAGGGTCCTCTAGCATTCACCATAAATCATTTGTTCACAAATTTCGTTAGGCTAATTGTTTTTCACACAATTATTCCAGTAGCTATGTTCAGTGATCTTGTTTATGAATTGTCATACCGTATTGACAATGCAATTAAAATTCTTACTCTATTTGGAGAATATCACAAGTAAAATGTGTCAATTGTATCAAATATTAGATTGTTTTCCACTgacaaaatttatttatatagcctaacagTAAAGCAAAGACATCTCTGTTGTTGAAAAAGACAACTGATataactgtaaaacattttcagctggttaaacttagaaatgtaagttcacttgctgccttaaaaatgtgagttaactcaacttgaagataatctttgtttcaactcacaaatagtcaagacaatgcattactttaagtttaaattttaacttaaagtaatgcattgtcttgactattttgagttgaaacaaagcttatcttcaagttgagttaactcacatttttaaggcagcaagtgaacttacatttctaagtttaaccagctgaaaatgttttacagtgaggtgtttattcaattattatgcATTtgggtacactgtaaaaaagaattgttggtttaacttaaaaaagtaagttactttGTTGCCCTAAAATTgagttaattgaaattaaaaagttGAGTTAATACAACGAAgctgattggtttaatcaacagaaactcaaaatattatgttatctgaaccacattaattatttaagttgatttgaaaaaagaaaaaatgtgataacaaattatgaacatttttacagtgtatgtatcTGATTTGTAACTGTTTTCCCTTGTTGAATACTCAATAAAAACAGTTCACATAAGTAtgagacaacaacaacaacagcaacaatagCCTAATAACAAATCGTTAAAAAGCTAACTTTTCTCAGTAACACCTTATAACAActtataataacaaaaataaactagTTAACCAATTATTATTAGCTTAAAAGGTGTCCATTTGTGTAGAACATTTGTTGTGCAACCTCTTGTTCATTGTGCAATGCTGATGCTGCAGCCAAAACATCAATCATTTACATGTATTGATTTAATACTTGACAGTTATGAAGCGTTCAGTATAAACATTTCCTCATTTTACACgcaaatttgacatttttacatatttacatattatatagcctatttattttACAACTTTTATTAATACAACAGCCCGTGTAACCACATACACTTTAGCTCTTTGAAATAATGTTCTTTTAGGAAAGTCTTGTGTACTTTCACCCTTTAGGCATGTCCAGATGTTCTCAATATTTACATAAGTGACGGGGTTTCTCTGACTGTCCTACTTTCCTGTAAACAGTGCTTGAGTCACACACGGATAGTCTCTGTCAGGATATATAACTGAGGGGAATGAGCAGAATTTTAGAATAACTGGATATCTAAACAATAAAAGGTAAGATATCGTTTTGTTAGTATTTTTACTTCGATAATTTACATTTctctgtgatttttttcttcGTTTTCTTCTTTTAGTAGCAAAAAGCCTACATTcatgaaattatttttgttcCGAGTAAAAATCttctcaaaaaacaaacaaacaaacaaggaaACTCTATGCTAGGAATAATTTAGCAGATTAtgtttttatctatttatttttttaaagtgggCTAATttgaactttaatttttaagttCGTGAAGATGAATTCCTGGCTCATGCACGCGCTCGCGGTGATGGTCGTCTTCTGTTGCCGTGACGCCCTCTCGTGTCCAAAGCGATGCACGTGCCACTTCAGCGCCAAAACAACCGAGGTCGTGTGTCCTGATGCTGGCCTCTCTCATTTCCCTGGAGACGGTCTCCCAGGCAACACCACCTCCTTAACCATCCAGTTTACCAACCTGACCGTGCTGACCTCTCAACACTTGAAAGCCATCCCACTGCTAGAGGAGTTACACCTGCCCGGCAATAAACTGAGCAGCTTACAAGCAGATCTTCTGAAGGACCTTCATTACCTGCACACCATAGACCTTACGGGTGAGTGCCTATAAAAGCGCCTTGTGTAAATATTAAGACTCTCCACATGTATTTGTAGATATGTGCGCGGAAGTTGCAATGTGGGGAAACGCTATAAGCTTCAGCTTTCACatcatataatttttattatgataTTCAAACAACAAATGTCGTTTTGAAGCTCTTTAATGTGATTAGCTCTTCCTTTTTACTAGTTAAAGCACGAAAAGAAAGCACAACTTACAGACATTCGTCtctcaaaaaatgtttaaaccgCGGGAAAACGACATAAAAACAGCTTGTGTcgtacatttacctcaggagtCATTCAGTGTAAAGAaagcttgttagttcgctagGAAATTAAATGTAGAGAGGAAATTATCCCTAAAACCGtaaatatattgttaaaaatgtgCACTGTTTGTATATGcgttattttaaaatttcttaaaTCTCCAAATTCTGTCAAATTTTTTGAAGGTCATTTTCTCAGACAAGTTTTTATGACAGCCTAAACtcaaaatgatgcagcaggtcACATATTGTTTTCTAACCCTTCTCATCCAAACTGTGCACAGATAATGAACTTCAAGAGCTACCTGCATATGTTTTCCATCATGCTCCACTCCTCAACCTGGTGCTGAAAGACAACCGCATCTCCAGCATCCACCCAGACTGGTTGCCCATCAACAGTAGTCTCACATGGTTGGATTTGTCCGGAAACCATCTTATGAAATTCCCAATGGCCCAACTCCAAAGTCTGAGTCACCTAAAGTTCCTGCACCTCTCGCAGAACAAACTCGAAGAGCTTCCAGTTGGGTGTCTAGATGCTCACTTTGCTCTAGAGAGACTTCATTTGGATCAGAACAAAATCCAGTCCCTTGATGTAAAAGCCTTTGGCCGTTCTGCTAACCTGACTCACATCTTCCTGCAGAAGAATAGACTAGACAGCCTCCCGCCAACTGTATTTCAAG
Coding sequences:
- the slc10a4 gene encoding sodium/bile acid cotransporter 4, which codes for METSSIVPNTDASTAALTRLLNFTEDPASFSEKPSMAGLRATEEPLSLVVSSFRTDVAPAGLLAGQFSPSEEPTHLIVAFWDSPLSHGINVFVGFVLCFTMLGLGCTVDLSQLGEHIRKPIGVLLAVVCQFVIMPLIAFLLALAFSLDDVAAMAVLLCGCCPGGNLSNIMSLLVNGEMNLSIVMTISSTVLALVLMPLCLWMYSRAWINTPVVNLLPFGAIILTLCSTLIPIGLGVWLRHRYARVAEIIIKVSLWSLLVTLLMLFIMTGTMLGPELLATIPASVYLVAVLMPMAGYAAGYGLASLFDLPPNSRRTVSLETGCQNVQLCTAILKLAFPPQLMGGMYMFPLLYALFQAAEAGIFILVYRMYRKEVLHKQDLMEEEDDDDTNISYKRMKEEDVPFDSTYGAVTVSDPNVIVLESQDTVGSPTPV
- the si:dkey-90m5.4 gene encoding leucine-rich alpha-2-glycoprotein yields the protein MNSWLMHALAVMVVFCCRDALSCPKRCTCHFSAKTTEVVCPDAGLSHFPGDGLPGNTTSLTIQFTNLTVLTSQHLKAIPLLEELHLPGNKLSSLQADLLKDLHYLHTIDLTDNELQELPAYVFHHAPLLNLVLKDNRISSIHPDWLPINSSLTWLDLSGNHLMKFPMAQLQSLSHLKFLHLSQNKLEELPVGCLDAHFALERLHLDQNKIQSLDVKAFGRSANLTHIFLQKNRLDSLPPTVFQELKRLEYVDLRENRLQFLSPGVLDINTNWVELTFNPWHCDTKIEYLWRKLTVESLQSEPKCAAPESLKDRVIATLTRKEMGLPE